A portion of the Drosophila sechellia strain sech25 chromosome 2R, ASM438219v1, whole genome shotgun sequence genome contains these proteins:
- the LOC6608931 gene encoding uncharacterized protein LOC6608931 isoform X1 has protein sequence MHFSVGFLVTMLLIRKVHSLVEITNFKCESLDRNFSNFEYCRLKSVNRTYKYVSLKVNLFQTPVNQVKVNTAFYKRLNGYKPFLYNVAVDGCKFMKNQNSSPVSKYIFGVFKDASNINHSCPYDHGMTYLWKSYQQRILIFK, from the exons ATGCATTTTTCCGTTGGGTTTCTAGTGACCATGCTTTTAATCAGGAAg GTCCATTCTCTAGTTGAAATAACGAACtttaagtgtgagtcattggATCGAAACTTTTCCAACTTCGAGTACTGTCGCCTAAAATCTGTGAACCGGACGTACAAATACGTTTCCCTTAAGGTTAACCTCTTCCAAACTCCCGTGAATCAAGTTAAG GTTAATACGGCCTTTTATAAGCGCTTGAATGGCTATAAGCCCTTTCTCTACAATGTAGCTGTAGACGGAtgcaaatttatgaaaaaCCAGAACTCAAGTCCCGTTTCTAAGTACATCTTCGGTGTTTTTAAAGACGCCTCCAATATAAACCATTCCTGCCCCTACGAC CATGGCATGACATATTTGTGGAAAAGCTATCAGCAGagaatattaattttcaaataa
- the LOC6608931 gene encoding uncharacterized protein LOC6608931 isoform X2: protein MHFSVGFLVTMLLIRKVHSLVEITNFKCESLDRNFSNFEYCRLKSVNRTYKYVSLKVNLFQTPVNQVKVNTAFYKRLNGYKPFLYNVAVDGCKFMKNQNSSPVSKYIFGVFKDASNINHSCPYDVPWHDIFVEKLSAENINFQITKILPFPEGKYMIQMHWFAYEINRAIIRLYYTLT from the exons ATGCATTTTTCCGTTGGGTTTCTAGTGACCATGCTTTTAATCAGGAAg GTCCATTCTCTAGTTGAAATAACGAACtttaagtgtgagtcattggATCGAAACTTTTCCAACTTCGAGTACTGTCGCCTAAAATCTGTGAACCGGACGTACAAATACGTTTCCCTTAAGGTTAACCTCTTCCAAACTCCCGTGAATCAAGTTAAG GTTAATACGGCCTTTTATAAGCGCTTGAATGGCTATAAGCCCTTTCTCTACAATGTAGCTGTAGACGGAtgcaaatttatgaaaaaCCAGAACTCAAGTCCCGTTTCTAAGTACATCTTCGGTGTTTTTAAAGACGCCTCCAATATAAACCATTCCTGCCCCTACGACGTAC CATGGCATGACATATTTGTGGAAAAGCTATCAGCAGagaatattaattttcaaataacGAAAATTCTTCCTTTTCCTGAAGGAAAATATATGATTCAAATGCACTGGTTCGCCTATGAAATTAACCGAGCCATAATTCGATTATATTATACACTCACATAa